The following are encoded in a window of Falco peregrinus isolate bFalPer1 unplaced genomic scaffold, bFalPer1.pri scaffold_51, whole genome shotgun sequence genomic DNA:
- the LOC129783536 gene encoding crossover junction endonuclease EME1-like, producing MFESWEELGEFVTMFTKAVAEAPFRRAKEETDFPFYSGPGCCGGPKVDHVVNGLLQVWKRQLEQIRQVNFAMAEAIAAAFPSPQLLYQAYSRLTSETERENLLVNIPSCSGAGRTFQAVRPYLSRQIYQQTTSYNPSLYLNYNP from the exons ATGTTTGAGAGCTGGGAGGAGCTTGGAGAATTTGTCACCATGTTCACAAAAGCTGTAGCTGAAGCACCATTCAG GCGAGCAAAAGAGGAGACGGACTTCCCTTTCTACTCGGGTCCGGGGTGCTGTGGAGGGCCGAAGGTGGATCATGTTGTAAATGGTCTCTTGCAAGTTTGGAAGAGGCAGTTAGAACAAATTAGGCAGGTCAACTTTGCGATGGCTGAGGCTATTgcagctgccttcccttctccacaGCTTCTGTACCAG GCCTACAGCAGATTAACCTCGGAGACGGAGCGGGAAAACCTGCTGGTGAACATCCCTTCGTGCAGTGGTGCTGGCAGGACCTTCCAGGCAGTTAGACCATACCTCTCCCGACAAATCTATCAGCAGACCACTTCCTACAACCCTTCTCTCTATTTGAATTACAATCCATAG